A window from Festucalex cinctus isolate MCC-2025b chromosome 12, RoL_Fcin_1.0, whole genome shotgun sequence encodes these proteins:
- the luzp1 gene encoding leucine zipper protein 1 has protein sequence MSDMTHRHLRHKLQSLSRRLDELEEATNKLQKSEDELLDIQDKIIQAEGSNSSLLGDVEALRKRLLKIQGKDEEVRKAEDLCRTVREKLEEEENLTMELKAEIEHLQQRMAELEKLEEAFGKSKSDCSQLCLSLNEEKNLTKKLSTELEALRARLKEMEGSEVRLDKAEQTLAADLDKLKGFCQTFENERKRIREKQKDDEKLILKLTEKLERLGMSVDPGRADFMRSRIEEELSSTGIHTSNLTGRKKSLDYNIGLLNKSENQKNSGLAGSPEEDNKVKELTQEVERLKNRLKQLEIVEDDLKSSESKNGELHEKFQMERDRARQLSEQVEQLRTQLCNKGGIGGHRTSNVDKQGNGSVNICPNSPAKHLENGKAENEEIVKGSFRQEKPKYRSAASVTEPSSPKHRRELSPQHKRETKLRTKELSNSEESSIISLNRATSPAHKSRRTPKTPSDNGIKEMGRGIEEKAYKGTMYSSLNTPSSDIKKVSVLSRYPPAANDQKPMRTANRQSDGESKKSRIENISKVYGGSDSESNNSDVVPESSAAALEKDTELTSDQESVQHSASATSNLSKANGSYKAYRSNVNQLLPNDQGSEGHSSASETESTGSRPSEPETVTETTTTAPSSRTATSRYSRYSHVKDSHSEGSSSRSSFDEELHSRAHLAEGAGNTSSGLEVQRVCSPREALRSKAVIKPAIVEFDKKEMMISEPLPANGKPRISTKPILTNTNKMTTSITIYPSDPNSSRTSSRSSSVSSEPLSAKERHTSTSNFVIGPSSELHGSVSIPYEISIPKSEITMRSSQDLDPGADNHNDSSSKSRLHSTSRVESAMRHTTYQHSSFSRQSPDTSSADLNDSDSAFESANSTTTFTSWQNQSHTQHSLEEHIPDSKNVTVRSTWKNKGIASDEKGRRRGVGREATEGASDDEPETASTWRAYLATTVDSEDSVSPGPRTTGIVSALKGAKPSPANMYMRTIEKEAEDLVHHRGGNARSPSVEAGALGRTVPHDPVTSQSWSRSYSQRPQGANADQVSWRQHLAATKSVPLGSSNDRTAKTTGLSSRVEQWSSRGQASGKSGTGSRLWTHRQAEHH, from the exons ATGTCTGACATGACACATCGCCACCTGCGACACAAGCTACAAAGTCTCAGTAGACGGCTTGATGAGCTGGAGGAAGCCACTAACAAGCTGCAGAAGTCTGAAGACGAGCTGCTAGACATTCAG GATAAGATCATCCAGGCAGAAGGCAGCAATTCATCCTTACTTGGTGATGTAGAAGCCCTGAGGAAACGCCTCCTGAAAATCCAAGGTAAAGATGAGGAGGTACGCAAAGCGGAAGACCTCTGCCGTACAGTGAGAGAGAAACTGGAAGAGGAAGAAAACCTAACAATGGAGCTGAAGGCCGAGATTGAACATCTACAGCAGAGGATGGCGGAACTGGAGAAACTGGAAGAAGCTTTTGGGAAAAGCAAGTCAGACTGTAGCCAGCTCTGCCTCAGCCTCAATGAAGAGAAGAACCTAACCAAGAAGCTCTCAACCGAGTTGGAGGCCCTCAGAGCACGTTTAAAGGAAATGGAGGGGTCAGAGGTGAGACTAGACAAAGCAGAGCAAACTTTAGCGGCGGATCTTGACAAGCTTAAGGGATTCTGCCAGACCTTTGAGAATGAGCGTAAGCGGATACGAGAGAAACAAAAAGACGATGAGAAGCTCATTCTAAAGCTCACGGAGAAACTGGAGCGCCTTGGCATGTCTGTTGATCCTGGTCGTGCAGATTTCATGAGGTCGAGAATTGAAGAGGAGCTGTCTTCCACAGGCATCCACACCAGTAACTTGACTGGGCGCAAGAAGAGCCTCGACTACAATATTGGCCTGCTGAATAAATCTGAGAATCAGAAGAACAGTGGCCTTGCAGGGTCACCCGAGGAGGACAACAAAGTAAAGGAGTTGACGCAGGAAGTTGAGCGGCTTAAGAACCGCCTCAAACAGCTGGAGATTGTGGAGGATGACTTGAAGAGCTCAGAGTCCAAAAATGGCGAGCTTCACGAAAAGTTCCAGATGGAGCGCGACCGGGCTCGCCAACTGAGCGAGCAGGTGGAACAGCTCAGGACGCAGCTGTGCAATAAAGGTGGAATCGGAGGCCACAGAACGAGTAATGTGGATAAGCAAGGCAACGGAAGTGTTAACATCTGCCCCAACAGCCCTGCCAAACACCTGGAGAATGGCAAAGCTGAGAATGAAGAGATCGTGAAGGGAAGTTTCAGGCAAGAGAAGCCTAAATATCGAAGTGCTGCTTCTGTCACAGAGCCCAGCTCGCCTAAGCACAGGAGGGAGCTTTCTCCTCAGCACAAGAGAGAAACCAAGCTGAGAACTAAAGAGCTCAGCAACTCAGAGGAAAGTTCCATAATTTCCCTGAACCGAGCCACAAGTCCTGCACACAAAAGTAGGAGGACACCCAAAACCCCATCTGATAATGGAATAAAAGAGATGGGCAGAGGAATTGAGGAAAAAGCATACAAGGGAACAATGTATAGCTCTTTAAATACACCCTCGAGTGACATTAAGAAAGTATCTGTTCTTAGTCGTTATCCCCCAGCAGCTAATGACCAGAAGCCCATGAGGACGGCTAATAGGCAGAGTGATGGTGAGAGCAAAAAGAGCAGAATAGAAAACATTTCTAAAGTGTATGGAGGCAGTGACAGTGAATCAAACAACTCGGATGTTGTGCCCGAGAGCAGCGCCGCTGCACTCGAGAAGGACACAGAGCTCACCTCAGACCAGGAATCAGTTCAACATTCTGCGTCTGCTACCTCCAACCTGTCCAAGGCGAATGGATCCTACAAAGCTTACAGGTCTAACGTCAACCAACTGCTGCCAAACGATCAGGGGTCTGAGGGTCATTCCTCTGCTTCAGAAACAGAGTCTACTGGTTCAAGGCCCTCAGAACCAGAGACTGTGACTGAAACGACTACTACAGCTCCGAGCAGTAGGACTGCAACCTCGAGATATTCTAGATATTCCCATGTCAAGGACTCTCATTCAGAGGGTTCTTCCTCCAGGAGCTCATTCGATGAAGAGCTCCACAGCAGAGCACATTTAGCTGAAGGAGCCGGTAACACTTCATCTGGGCTCGAAGTCCAGCGAGTTTGCAGTCCTCGTGAGGCACTGAGGTCAAAAGCGGTCATCAAACCTGCCATTGTTGAGTTTGACAAGAAAGAAATGATGATTTCAGAGCCCTTGCCTGCCAACGGCAAGCCCAGGATATCCACCAAACCCATCTTGACCAACACCAATAAAATGACCACTAGTATAACAATCTATCCCAGTGACCCCAACTCCTCCAGAACCAGCAGCCGCAGCAGCAGTGTATCCAGTGAGCCCTTGTCCGCCAAGGAACGACACACGTCCACCAGTAACTTTGTCATAG GCCCGAGTAGCGAACTCCACGGCAGCGTCTCAATCCCTTACGAAATCTCCATCCCTAAAAGTGAGATTACAATGCGGTCAAGCCAAGACCTGGACCCTGGAGCAGATAACCACAATGATTCCTCATCCAAATCGAGGCTCCACAGCACCTCCAGAGTGGAATCAGCCATGAGGCACACAACCTACCAACACAGCAGCTTCAGCCGCCAGTCTCCTGATACCTCCTCCGCTGACCTCAACGACTCGGATTCGGCCTTCGAAAGCGCTAATAGCACCACCACTTTCACCAGCTGGCAAAACCAAAGTCATACGCAGCATTCCCTGGAAGAGCATATACCAGACTCAAAGAATGTAACTGTGAGAAGCACCTGGAAGAACAAAGGCATTGCATCTGATGAGAAGGGTAGACGAAGAGGGGTTGGAAGGGAGGCTACGGAGGGAGCTTCTGACGATGAGCCGGAAACCGCATCAACATGGAGGGCTTATCTGGCAACAACGGTTGACTCTGAGGACTCTGTGAGCCCTGGACCGAGAACTACCGGAATTGTTTCTGCTCTAAAGGGAGCCAAGCCATCCCCTGCAAAT ATGTACATGCGGACCATCGAAAAAGAAGCTGAGGATTTGGTGCACCATCGCGGTGGAAACGCCAGGTCTCCCTCTGTGGAAGCAGGAGCCCTGGGTAGGACTGTGCCTCATGATCCTGTCACATCTCAGTCCTGGAGCCGCTCGTACTCGCAACGACCACAG gGTGCCAATGCCGACCAAGTCTCATGGAGACAGCACCTCGCCGCCACAAAGTCCGTCCCGCTGGGAAGCTCCAACGATCGGACGGCCAAGACGACGGGGCTGTCTTCCAGAGTGGAGCAGTGGTCCAGTCGGGGTCAAGCTTCGGGAAAGAGCGGCACGGGGAGCCGCTTGTGGACCCATCGCCAGGCTGAACATCACTAA